The genomic interval TCAAAAGCTGAAATCTGGTTTTTCGCTGCAGTTCTTCTGGATTCGTCCACCCTTTTGAAAAACTTAGGTGCAACAAACCCGGCAAGCAAAGCAATGATAATCATAACGACCATCAATTCCACAAGGGTAAAACCTCTGTTATTCCTTCTCATATAGCCCTCCGTTTATTTTTAAAAAGGTGCTTCGTTAATTGAAAAAATAGCCATAAGCATTGAGCCAACAATCAAGCCAACAACAATTCCCATTATTAAAATCAGCGCTGGCTCAAACAGTGACACAAAAGCCTTTATTGACTTTTTTATATTTTCCTGAAAAATCTCCCCTACTTTAAGCATCATTTTGCCCAATGTGCCTGACTCCTCACCCACCTGAATAAGGTGTACCGCAAGAGGGGGGAAAATACCTGCATCCCTCATTGGCCTCGCAACCCCTTCTCCCTTTTTAGCACCCTTGATTACAGGCTCAAAAGCCTCTCTAATCAGGGTATTTGAAATTATCTCCCTTACAATGTTCAAAGCCTGAATTAAAGGAACTGCACTTGTAATTAAAATCCCTGCTGTGGATGCAAGCCTTGCAGTTTCAGATTCAATGACAAGCCTTTTTATTACAGGTAATTTTAAAAGTATTTCGTCTCTCTTTCTCCTTCCCTTTTCTGTTGAAACCCACTTTTTATATCCAAACCAGATTAAAAAGATAAAAAGTATAATGAGCCATTTGTAGGTGACAAAAAAATCTGAAATATCCATCATTATTTGAGTGGGGACAGGGAGTTCCTGCCCCATTGATTCAAATATCTCCTGGAATTTAGGTAAAACATAACCAACAAGTATTCCAACAGTCAACACACCAACAACAAGCAACAGTGCAGGATAAATCAAAGATGATATTACATATGATTTTAATTCCTCTTTCTGCCTTAAATAATCAAGCAATTGCTCCATAACAATATCAACTACCCCTGCTGACTCCCCTGCTTTAATCATATTTACATACAACTTGGAAAAGAAGTCCGGGAATTTCTCCATTGCTTCAGCAAGGGATTTACCTGAGTTTACATCTTTCAAAAGTGAAGACGCTATATCCCTCATTATTTCTGTTTCAGAAAGCTCCACCATTAAACTTAAACTCTTGTCTATAGGCAATCCGGAACGAAGCAAAACGGCAAGTTTTTCAGTGAAGAGTAAAACATCAGAGGATTTTGTCTTCTTTTTTCTTCTGAAAAAAGAGGTTAAATCAAGGTTTCTTATCCCTTCTGTTGATATGGATTGGTTGTCGGAAACTGAAATAGGGATAAAACCCATTGAGGCAACTTTTTTCTTTGCTTCTTCAAGGGAAGAAGCGTCTACCTCTCCCTCTTTTATCTCACCAACCCTTGTGGACGCCTTATAGTAAAACTTTGCCATACTACTCTTCCTGAGTTACCCTTAAAACCTCTTCAGGTGTTGTAATTCCCTGAATAACCTTTAAGAAACCATCTTCTCTTAAAGTTCTCATACCGTTCTTTCTTGCATAAGCCTTCAATTTAGGGGTATCAGGTTTTTCAAGAATCATTTTCCTAACATTTTCGTCTATCATAAACAGCTCAAAAATAGCCATTCTTCCAACATAACCTGTAAAGTTACACTCTTTGCAACCTTCTGCGGTATAAACCTCTGGCAACTCCCCATATTTTGAAGGGTCAATCCCAAAATCTAACAGGTGTTCTTTGGTTAATTTTATCTTTTTCCTGCAATTTTTACATACAACCCTTACAAGCCTCTGGGCAAGCACACCTATCAAAGTTGAAGAAATAAGGTAATCTTCAACCCCCATATCTAAAAGCCTTGTCACTGCTCCGCATGCATCGTTGGTATGCAAGGTTGAAAGCACCAAATGCCCTGTTAGAGATGCCTGAATTGCAATTTCCGCCGTTTCCTTATCCCTTATCTCACCAACAAGTATAATATCCGGATCCTGCCTTAAAATTGTTCTCAAACCAGAGGCAAATGTTAGCCCAACCTGGGGGTTAACATGTATCTGATTTACACCCTCTAACTGGTATTCAACAGGGTCTTCAACTGTTATTATCTTTTTTTCAGGAGAATTAAGCCTGTTTAATACAGCATAAAGGGTTGTGGTTTTACCTGAACCTGTTGGCCCTGTAACAAGGATAATTCCGTGAGGCTTTTTTATCAATGTTTCAAACTTTTTATAGGTATCTGGCGGGAAACCCAATTTCCCCAAATCAAACAGTTTTATGCTTCCTTTATCTAAAATTCTCATAACAACAGACTCTCCGTGAAGGGTTGGCACAGTTGACACACGAAGGTCTATCTCTTTTCCTAAAACCCTTAAATTTATCCTTCCGTCCTGAGGAACCCTTTTTTCTGCAATATCAAGCTTTGACATAATCTTTATTCTTGAAATAACAGCAGGTGCAATACTCCTCGGCGGGTTGTCAACATCGTGGAGAACCCCATCAATTCTAAACCTTATTCTTAAAATCTTTTCAAACGGCTCAACATGAATATCTGAAGCCTTCATCTCAACAGCCTTTGAAATCATCTGATTAACAAGCCTGATAACCGGTGCCTCTGATGCTAAATCTTTTAACTGCTCAATATTGTCTTCATCTATTTCCCCTAAAACACCTGTTTCGTCAATAGCCTGCTCTTCTGCGTAAACCTTTTTTAAAGCGTCTAAAATCTCTGACTCAACCCCAAGATAGGGAACAACATCAACATTTAAAAGCGTTTCTAATGAAGCAATTGTCTCAAAATCAAATGGGTCATCCATAATAACCTCAAGGGTTGATTCAGTTTTCTTTAATGGAAATATTAGTTTGTTTTTTAAATATTCGTAAGATAATTCCTCTATCTTTTCAATTTGCTCAACATCGGGGAAACTTTCTCCAAAATAGGACTTTATTCCTGTTTGCTCAACAAGAGCATCAACGAGGTCTTTTTCAGTGATATATCCTAAACTTAGAAGAATTTTACCTATTTTTTGTCCATTGTCCTTCTGGAGGATTAAAGCCCTGTCTATATCTGTTTTCTCTACCTTGCCCTTATCAATTAGTATTTCACCAAGCTTTTTCATAACACCTCATATGACGGTATTTTTTATTAAATAGTTCTTAAAAATAATATCAGGATTAAAGGTTTTTTTCAAAAAAAAGAGTTTAATCTGAAAGAAAGGATTTTATAAGGTTGTAAGTTAGATTATAAATTTCTGGAGATATTGATTGCCTTGGCCCAGCAACACTTAGAACTTCAATGCTATTTTGCTCAACAAATCTTTTTAATAAAAGTTTTGCATTCTGAATATCTGTTTTTGAAAGGTCTATAATTAAAATAGGTTTCCCTGTTTTTTCAGCGTAGTCAATAGTTAACCTTGTTCCATTTCCCATTTTCCCGTTGTGTATAATTACAGTACCATCTGAGTGTTCAATATTCTTTTTTGTTCTTGCTGAATAATCTTTACTATCTAACTCTTTAAATTCACTGTAAGTTAAAGGGATTTTCCCGTCTTCAGCAAGCCTTCCTTGAGGGATATAGCCACCGTAGGAAAAATTACAGTCAATTGCAACATCAACAGCAGCCCTATCAACCCCTGTCTGGCCACCTGAAACAATCCTTTTAAGCATGTTTTCCTCTTTGATTGTAAAAATGCGGGGATAAAAAAATGGTGCCCAGGGCGGGATTCGAACCCGCACGCCCAACAGAGCACCACCCCCTCAAGATGGCGTGTCTGCCAATTCCACCACCTGGGCACGCATCAAAAATCAGCGATAAGAATTTTATCTTAATCGCCTTTTAATTGCAAGTTATTTTTTAGCCTTATCTGCCTCTTTTTGATCTTTTTTTTGCTCTACTTCAGCTTTAGTTTTTTTAGCATTTTTCTGATTAACTGTTGCCTCTTTTGCACTACCTTCTTTTGCTTTACTCTCCTCTTTAACCTCACCCTGTTTTTTGTCAGGAGTAATAGCTCCCTCTTTCTTTTTAGGTTTTTCTACCTGAGTCTCCTGAACAGCAACCTTTGGATTAATCGATTGAAGGATAGACTTCCTTTCCCTTGTTTTTAAAACAGCAAGAGAAAGTGAAGTGACTGCAAAAATAACAGTTAACACAACAGTTGCCTTGGTTAAGAAAGGAGCCGCTCCTGCTCCCCCGAACACGCTTTGAGAACCACCGCCGCCTAACGCTGAAACAACATCTCCACCTTTACCGTCCTGCAAAAGGATAACAACCATTAAAAGAATTGAGACAATTACATGAATTACAAGCACAAATGTGTACAACTTTATACCTCCATACCTATCTTAATTATTTCCGCAAAAGATTGAGCTTTAAGGCTTGCTCCGCCTATCAATGCTCCGTCAATCTGGTCAACCTGTAACAAACTTTTTGCGTTCTCTGGTTTTACGCTGCCGCCGTAAAGAATTCTAATTTCGTCGGCAACTATGGAATTATACAACTCTTTTATCCTTTTGCGAATAAAAAAATGAGCATCCCTTGCAATTTCAGGGGTTGCAGTCTTCCCTGTGCCTATTGCCCACACAGGCTCATAGGCAATAATTACCCTTTTTGCCTCATCAGGGGTTAAATTATTGAATGCTGAATCAACCTGCTCTTTCAATACAGTCTCTGTTTTTTCATCCTCTCTCTCTTTAAGGGTTTCCCCTACGCATAAAATAGGAATAAATCCCTCATTAAGAGCCTTTTTCAGCTTTTTTGCAATTAAATCGTTTGTTTCTCCAAAGATGTGCCTTCTTTCACTGTGTCCCAAAATTACAAAATCAACATTTAACTCTTTTAAAAATTGAGGGGAAATCTCTCCTGTAAAAGCGCCTTTATCCTCAAAATACATATTTTGAGCACCAATTAAAACCCTCTTTGTCCTGCAAACCTCAACAGCCTTGGGAATTGAGGTAAATGGAGGCGCTATTGCTATATCAACCTTTTCGTAGTTTGAAACAAGGTTAAACAGTTCATTAAAGAAATCTTCAGTATCTTTAACCCCATTATGCATTTTCCAGTTTCCTGCAATAAACAATTTTCTCATATTAACCTCACTTATCAGATAACACTTCTATTCCAGGTAATTTTTTGCCAGCAAGGTACTCTAAAGATGCTCCCCCACCTGTGGAAACATGGGAAATTTTATCAAAAACTCCAGCTTTTTTTACAGCTGCGGCACTATCTCCCCCACCAACTATAGACACACACTCAGATTCAGCAATGGCATTTGCAATGGCAATTGTGCCTGCTGAGAAGCTATCTATCTCAAAAATTCCCATAGGTCCATTCCACACAACAGTTTTCGCACCTTTGATAACCTCTTTAAACTTAACTATGGTTTCAGGGCCAATATCAACCCCCATAAACCCTTCAGGGATTTTTTCGTCAAGGGTAATCTCAACCTTCCCATCCTCAATTTTGTCGGTAATTACATGGTCAACAGGAAGAAAAATATCTATCCCCTTTTCTTTTGCCTTATTCATATATTGTTCTGCAAGCTCCACCATTTCCATTTCAAGGATAGACTTTCCTATTTCAACACCCTTTGCCTTTAAAAATGTGTATGCCATTGCGCCGCCGATAAGTATTGAATCAACCTTGTTTAAAAGGTTTTCAATTACCGGGATTTTGTCTGAAACCTTTGCCCCCCCTAAAATAGCAATGTATGGCTTTTCAGGGTTTGCAAGTACATTTTCAAAATAGTGAATTTCCTTTTCAACAAGAAAACCTGCAACAGGTTTTTCGTAAAGTGTAGGTAAAACATAAACAGATGCGTCTTTTCTATGACATGTTCCAAAGGCATCGTTCACATATAAATCAGATAGTTTTCTTAACTCTTTTGCAAATTCAGGGTCACTTTTCTTTTCCCCCTTTTCAAACCTTAAATTCTCTATTAAAAGAATCTGTCCCTCTTTTAACTCCTGCGACTTTTTAACAACCTCTTCCCCTATAACCTTCTCTGAATAGAACACATTATCACCAAATTCACTTTTTAACCTTAAAAAAACAGGCTTCATAGAATAGTCTTCTTCAAAGCCTTCCCCTTTAGGCCTTCCTCTGTGGGATGCAAGGATAATCTTTGCTCCTTTTTCAAGTGCATAGTTGATTGTGGGAAGTGCGCTTACTATTCTATTGTCGTCAGTAACCACCCCGTTTTTTACGGGGACATTAAAATCAACCCTTATAAAGACCCTTTTACCTTTTAAATCAAGGTCTTTAATAGTTGCCTTAGACATCTCCCCCTCACTTTTTCATCATATAAACAATTAAGTCTTTTACCCTTGTTGAATAACCCATTTCATTGTCATACCAGGAGAGTACTTTAATTAAAGTGCCATCAATTACCTTGGTAAAGGAAGCATCAACAGTTGATGAAGCCTGGCATCCATTGTAATCTACAGAAACAAGCTCTTCTTCTGAATATGCAAGAATCCCTTTTAATTTTCCTTCGGCTGCCTCTTTAAAAACTTTGTTAACCTCTTCAGTTGTGGTTGGCTTTTCAACATCAAAAACAACATCTACAAGCGAAACATTTGGGGTTGGCACCCTTACTGCAAGCCCGTCAAGTTTTCCTTTAAGGTGGGGCAGTACAAGCCCAACAGCCTTTGCTGCACCAGTTGTGGTTGGAATCATGCTCATTGCAGCAGCCCTCGCCCTTCTTAAATCCTTGTGAGGCAAATCAAGTATTCTCTGGTCGTTTGTGTATGAGTGAACAGTTGTAAGCCAGCCTCTTTTAACCTTGAAGTTTTCATCAATAACCTTTACAACAGGTGCCAAACAATTTGTTGTACAGGAAGCGTTTGAAACAATGTTAATGTCGTCGGTTAAGGTTTCTTCGTTTACCCCTAAAACAACTGTATGAACACCCTCTCCCTTTGCCGGTGCAGATAACACAACCTTCTTCGCTCCCCTTGCAAAGTGAACCTCAAGGTATTTCTTTTCTCTAAAAATTCCAGTGGATTCTAATACAACATCAACGCCAAATTCCCCCCATTTGAGGTTGTTTAAATCCCTCTCAGCCGTAACTATAATCTTTTTACCGTTAACTATAATGCCGTCTTCCACAGCCTCAACAGTTCCGTCAAACCTGCCGTGAACTGAATCGTGTTTTAAAAGATGGGCTAAAGTAAATGGGTCCATTAAATCGTTGATAGCAACAACATCAATATTGCAATCCTTATCAGCATAGATTGCCCTGAATACACACCTTCCAATTCTTCCAAAACCGTTAATTCCTAATTTGATAGTCATATTACACCTCTTTCAATTTTTATGTACAAAAATTCCATTCACTTAATTATAAAAGATAAAAAAACATTTATTCAAGGATTATCCTTCTTCTACCTTCAAGGGCTTTTATCATTGTTATCTCGTCAGCATAGCCAATATGCCCACCTGCAGGGATTCCCAATGCTATCCTTGACACAACTGCATCTGTATCCTGAAGCAACCTTGCTATGTAAATTGCAGTTGCTTCACCTGAAACATCAGGGTCTGTGGCAATAATCACCTCTCTTATCCCCTCATTTTTAACCCTTTTCACAAGGTAATCTATACCCAACTCCTCTGCGCCAATCCCCTCAATAGGTGAAATGCTTCCGTGAAGTATAAAGTAAATTCCCCTATACTCCCCTGCCCTCTCAATTGCAAAAAAGTCTTCCGGCTGCTCAACCACACAGATTATATTTTTTTCTCTTGAAGGTGAAGAACAAATATCGCACACATCAGACTCGGAAAAATTCCTGCACTTTGAACAATATTTAACATTCATAACCATATCTTTAATGCTTTCCGCAAGCTCAATCGAATCTTTTTTGCTTCTCCTCAAAAGAGACATAGCAAGCCTTTCTGCTGTTTTTACCCCAATTCCTGGAAGCTTTTGCAAATTTTCTATTACCCTTTTAATTTTTAAAGGATAGCCTCTCATTACTCCACCAGATACTTTAATTGTTTTTTCAAGTCTTCCCTGTCAGACTTTTCTGCAATCTTTTCAGCAAGCTTTATTGCCTCAGGGTCTTTCGTTTCTTTAATTAGATGCAAAAGCAATTCAAGCCCCTCATTATGCTTATTCAATTGAGAGTATGAATAAGCAAGGGGGATAGCCATTTCAGGCGGAAAGACAAAGTATCCCATACGGGCATACATTTCTTTTAAACTTCCTAAATAATCAACACACTTTTTATATTCTTTCTTCTGAAAGTAAAGCAACCCAGCAGTCGCTATCAACTCCCTGTCAGGGTTAAGTTTGTCCATTATCTCAAACCCATATTCAACAAGCTCTTCACTTCTTTCTAAATTATCTCTTTCAAGGTATATACTTGCAGCTAACTTAACAACATCAAGGTAATTTCCACCTACATCAAGCACTTTTTCAATTAAATCATCCTCTTTTTCAAGCCTTCTTGTTAATTCAAGGTACTCGCATAGCATTGCTTCTGTAAATTCATCTTTTTTCTCATTAAACATAGTATTAAAAATCTCAAAAGCCTTTTCATAATCCTCTTTTAAGGAAAAATATAACACCTTCATATAGTTTGAAGCGTAAGAATCAGGGAACTCCTCAATTTTTTCAGCCTTATCAAGATTGCCACGATTAATCTCAATGCATATTTTTTTTAATTCATCATTTTCTTCTAATTCTTTCTTTATAAAATCAGGGTAATGCTCTGAAATAATCTCAAAATATTCATCATCTTCAACATCTTCGTAAACATATTCCCTTTTACTTCCCCTTTGTAATTCAAGTTCTCCCATCTCAATTTCCCTGATAATATTTTCAGCCTCTTCTTTTACACCTTTATCCACTGCATATTTTATGCATGTTTCCGCAAAACCGACTGCTTCATCAAAATCCTCAGCCTCAAAGTAAGCCTTTGCAAGCTCAAGGTTTTTTTCTGCAAGCCTTTTCTTGCATTCTTCAATCTTTTCTTCAACTTTTTCCTTCAAAGATTGTTCGCAATCCTTTTCAAGTGCCTTTTCAAAGTTTATCAAAGCATTGTAAAAGTCTTGCTTGTGGAAAAGCTTTTCTCCCTTTTGTTTATAAAATTCACAATCTTTCTCTCTAAACAGTCCAAATAGTGACATTTCTCACCTCATTAATATTTTTCAAGTTTTAGTATAATATCTGGAACAAATATTGCAAAATAGTTTTTTAGAATAGATAAAAGGAGGCAATATGAAAGACAAAAACTTGATTTTACTTGCTTTTGCGGTTTTACTATTAATTTTCAACCTGTCCTGTTCTTCGGACAGTGTTTATATTGACGGGGGAGTGGTAATAGGAGGAGACGATGATTTTATATGCGACATCTCCTCTGGATTCAGCTTTGTAGGTGCATCAATTAACTCAAAGGGGGAATGGGTTGCATGCGGCTCAAAGGGGATCGCATACGGCAATGGCTCAAGGTTCGATTACCACATTATCTCAATGAATACAGGGCCAAAAGAGTTTGATAAAATAGTGTCCCTAAATGATTACGGTGAATTTATTGCAGTATTTGATACAGGGATATATTACGGAGATTTAACAGGCTATCTTGTTCAGCTTGACTCTTCAAGTCAGGGGGAATACCTTTCAGCAAAAATAAACAACAATGGGCTATGGGTTGTGTCATCAGACGAAGGTGTATTAATAGGAATTGCAGACCAGACTCCGGTATTTTTAGACTATGTTGCAAATGAAGGGGAGCCTACCAAGCTTGCCTTAAACAATTACGATGAATTTGTTGTTGCCGGGAGTTTGCAGGTTTTATACGGCAATGTTGATGAAGATGGCAATGTAAATCTATACTCATCAGACCCTGTTTCTGTTTATTACGACATGCCCGGGGTTGATATAAATACATTCGGAAATTTTATTGCAACTGGAAGTATTCAAACAATATTAGGAAATGCAAGTGAAACAAACAATAAAACCGCCAAAGTTTTAAGGAAAAAAGAGGTTAAGGTTGATTTATCAAAATTTAAAGATATCCCGATAGCTGTAAGTTCAATTAAGAAAAGCACAAAGTCAAAATTAAAATTAAACTACCATTACACCCCGCTTTTCAAAAAATTAAAAACAAGAAAAGCTATAAAAGACATAAAAGCACTTGTTGAATACCATTCAGCAGATATTAATAATTATGGAGACATTATTGCCTCTGGGTACGATTACCTTATAGTAAACGACCAGAACTACTCTCCAGTAACAGCACAGAATGAAATGGTTGGAGTTGCAATTGACAATAACGGAAATTGGGTTGCTGTTGGAACATATGGCCTTTACTATAATAATTCAAAGATATACGATGCTATGAACTCAGGGGATTACCTATCTTTCAGCATGGATGAAAACGGGAACTTTATCTGTGCCACAAGCAAATCAGTTTATACATACTCTTACTCCCAGGATGCACTTTCTGACCAGGGGCCTGTTGCAGACTTAAACTATCCTGTAGCCGCTGACATAAATAACGGCAGATGGATTTCTGTTGGAAACTATGGAGTATTACTCTGGAATTATTAATTTAGAAAATCCTATTTTAAAAGGGGATTCGCTAATCCTTTAACAAAACAAGGTTGCGAATTCCCTTTTTGTATATCTGATGAAAATAGATATTTGCCGCTGCCCTTCCTAAAATAAAAGAAAGTGCCGCAGCGTGCGCTCCAATTAAATTCATTTTTAGAAAAACAAGCATTAAAACCACAATTGATACAAACTCAACAATTGTGCCATATGTTATATGCCTCGTTAAAGCAGCATTTACAAGAACACTTCTCTGCCATGAGATTAAAATGCTTAAAGCAGGCAATAGAACAAGAATGGATGCGGTTTGAACTGCAAGGGGTATTAAGTCTGGCGACAATCCGGCTACCTTCTGAAACCATAAATATCTTGCAGGGGTAAGCATTATTGCAGCAAGGGTAAAAGAAACAATTACCGAAAGCATAAAAACAAATGTTTTCAATGTGTTAAAGTTTTCGTCATCGTATTTCATTAAAGCAACACCCACTTCCTGGAAAGAAAGCCCCATGCTCCTAAAGATAAAAATAAAAGAGGTAACAACAGGCAAAACCGCAAGGGAATCAAGGGCAAGCCTGCTTTTTGCAACAAAAAAGGTAACAATAGGCTGAACACCTAAGGCAATAAAAGAGGTTAAAGCAAGGGGGATATAAAAAGTTGCCAGATAACCATAGGTAAGATTAAAATCACTTTCTGTTTTTAAAACTCTATCTTTTATAATTTCGTAAGTCATTGCATATATAACAAATGCCTCAAAAATCACAGCAAAGGAAAGAGATATTGCGCCAACATAAACACCTTTAAAATTGGTAAAATTTGCAAGTAAAAGGGTTGAAATTATGACAGTTAGAATCCTGATTACAGTACCATAAGCAATTCTTTTTGTTTTATTGTTTGCAATTAGAATTCCCTGATAAAACCTTCTAAAACCAATTGCCGCAGGCCAGGGGAGTAATAAAGCAGTTGCATGGTATACAAGAATGGCAAGTCTTTTTTCCAGCCCCATAAGGGTAATGGTAATAAAATTAAAAACCTTAGGGATTAGAACAATCCCCATAATTAAAGTGATTAAAAAGTTTAAAAGAAAGGTAAAATTACGCAATTTTTTATAAGATTGCCTGTTTTTCACAAGTGCTGTTGAGGCTGTCATAAGCATAATAATTGGCGCTTCAACTATTAAAGCAAAAGAAAACGCAATTCCGTATGCAGCAAGGTTATATTTAGCATCACTTAACCTTGCAATTACAGCTGTAGTGTATGGCCCCTCAAAAGACATCATAAGCCATGTCAGGGCAATTGGGAACCAGAATTTGAATATATACTTTAAAGTCAACTCACCTTTTTTCATCAAAATCAAATTAACATATCAATTTCAATAAAGAAACAAAAAATATAAAACCCGTATAAACAAATTTCTAATATTCCCTATTACTTTCTTTTGCTTTTATTTCTAACCAGATAATAGTTCTTGACTTAATTCTTTTTTTATCCAATAATTTAAAAAGGTAGAAATACCTCCTTGCAATCTGGCAGGTTTTACCTGCCCTTTTTTATTGGATGGTTAATATGGAACTATTTGAAAGCCTGTCTCAGATTGAGCAATCCTACTTAAAAGTTTTAAATCAAATGAGAAGACAGGATTTTTCCGACAAAGAGTTAGGTTTCGTCCTTAATGTAGCAAGGTTTACTTCATCCCCTATTTTGCTTGCCTTTATTATGGCCTGTCCAAAGTGGTACAACAGGCCTGAGATAAAAGAAGTGCTTTCCCACCACGAGTTGATACCATCAGGTTTAAAAAATTACTTTAGAAAGGTTTTAAGTGTTATTGACCTTTTCAAACAGGCGGGGC from Thermotomaculum hydrothermale carries:
- a CDS encoding type II secretion system F family protein; its protein translation is MAKFYYKASTRVGEIKEGEVDASSLEEAKKKVASMGFIPISVSDNQSISTEGIRNLDLTSFFRRKKKTKSSDVLLFTEKLAVLLRSGLPIDKSLSLMVELSETEIMRDIASSLLKDVNSGKSLAEAMEKFPDFFSKLYVNMIKAGESAGVVDIVMEQLLDYLRQKEELKSYVISSLIYPALLLVVGVLTVGILVGYVLPKFQEIFESMGQELPVPTQIMMDISDFFVTYKWLIILFIFLIWFGYKKWVSTEKGRRKRDEILLKLPVIKRLVIESETARLASTAGILITSAVPLIQALNIVREIISNTLIREAFEPVIKGAKKGEGVARPMRDAGIFPPLAVHLIQVGEESGTLGKMMLKVGEIFQENIKKSIKAFVSLFEPALILIMGIVVGLIVGSMLMAIFSINEAPF
- the gspE gene encoding type II secretion system ATPase GspE — translated: MKKLGEILIDKGKVEKTDIDRALILQKDNGQKIGKILLSLGYITEKDLVDALVEQTGIKSYFGESFPDVEQIEKIEELSYEYLKNKLIFPLKKTESTLEVIMDDPFDFETIASLETLLNVDVVPYLGVESEILDALKKVYAEEQAIDETGVLGEIDEDNIEQLKDLASEAPVIRLVNQMISKAVEMKASDIHVEPFEKILRIRFRIDGVLHDVDNPPRSIAPAVISRIKIMSKLDIAEKRVPQDGRINLRVLGKEIDLRVSTVPTLHGESVVMRILDKGSIKLFDLGKLGFPPDTYKKFETLIKKPHGIILVTGPTGSGKTTTLYAVLNRLNSPEKKIITVEDPVEYQLEGVNQIHVNPQVGLTFASGLRTILRQDPDIILVGEIRDKETAEIAIQASLTGHLVLSTLHTNDACGAVTRLLDMGVEDYLISSTLIGVLAQRLVRVVCKNCRKKIKLTKEHLLDFGIDPSKYGELPEVYTAEGCKECNFTGYVGRMAIFELFMIDENVRKMILEKPDTPKLKAYARKNGMRTLREDGFLKVIQGITTPEEVLRVTQEE
- a CDS encoding putative molybdenum carrier protein is translated as MLKRIVSGGQTGVDRAAVDVAIDCNFSYGGYIPQGRLAEDGKIPLTYSEFKELDSKDYSARTKKNIEHSDGTVIIHNGKMGNGTRLTIDYAEKTGKPILIIDLSKTDIQNAKLLLKRFVEQNSIEVLSVAGPRQSISPEIYNLTYNLIKSFLSD
- the secG gene encoding preprotein translocase subunit SecG, translated to MYTFVLVIHVIVSILLMVVILLQDGKGGDVVSALGGGGSQSVFGGAGAAPFLTKATVVLTVIFAVTSLSLAVLKTRERKSILQSINPKVAVQETQVEKPKKKEGAITPDKKQGEVKEESKAKEGSAKEATVNQKNAKKTKAEVEQKKDQKEADKAKK
- the tpiA gene encoding triose-phosphate isomerase — translated: MRKLFIAGNWKMHNGVKDTEDFFNELFNLVSNYEKVDIAIAPPFTSIPKAVEVCRTKRVLIGAQNMYFEDKGAFTGEISPQFLKELNVDFVILGHSERRHIFGETNDLIAKKLKKALNEGFIPILCVGETLKEREDEKTETVLKEQVDSAFNNLTPDEAKRVIIAYEPVWAIGTGKTATPEIARDAHFFIRKRIKELYNSIVADEIRILYGGSVKPENAKSLLQVDQIDGALIGGASLKAQSFAEIIKIGMEV
- a CDS encoding phosphoglycerate kinase; translation: MSKATIKDLDLKGKRVFIRVDFNVPVKNGVVTDDNRIVSALPTINYALEKGAKIILASHRGRPKGEGFEEDYSMKPVFLRLKSEFGDNVFYSEKVIGEEVVKKSQELKEGQILLIENLRFEKGEKKSDPEFAKELRKLSDLYVNDAFGTCHRKDASVYVLPTLYEKPVAGFLVEKEIHYFENVLANPEKPYIAILGGAKVSDKIPVIENLLNKVDSILIGGAMAYTFLKAKGVEIGKSILEMEMVELAEQYMNKAKEKGIDIFLPVDHVITDKIEDGKVEITLDEKIPEGFMGVDIGPETIVKFKEVIKGAKTVVWNGPMGIFEIDSFSAGTIAIANAIAESECVSIVGGGDSAAAVKKAGVFDKISHVSTGGGASLEYLAGKKLPGIEVLSDK
- the gap gene encoding type I glyceraldehyde-3-phosphate dehydrogenase, producing the protein MTIKLGINGFGRIGRCVFRAIYADKDCNIDVVAINDLMDPFTLAHLLKHDSVHGRFDGTVEAVEDGIIVNGKKIIVTAERDLNNLKWGEFGVDVVLESTGIFREKKYLEVHFARGAKKVVLSAPAKGEGVHTVVLGVNEETLTDDINIVSNASCTTNCLAPVVKVIDENFKVKRGWLTTVHSYTNDQRILDLPHKDLRRARAAAMSMIPTTTGAAKAVGLVLPHLKGKLDGLAVRVPTPNVSLVDVVFDVEKPTTTEEVNKVFKEAAEGKLKGILAYSEEELVSVDYNGCQASSTVDASFTKVIDGTLIKVLSWYDNEMGYSTRVKDLIVYMMKK
- the recR gene encoding recombination mediator RecR, with protein sequence MRGYPLKIKRVIENLQKLPGIGVKTAERLAMSLLRRSKKDSIELAESIKDMVMNVKYCSKCRNFSESDVCDICSSPSREKNIICVVEQPEDFFAIERAGEYRGIYFILHGSISPIEGIGAEELGIDYLVKRVKNEGIREVIIATDPDVSGEATAIYIARLLQDTDAVVSRIALGIPAGGHIGYADEITMIKALEGRRRIILE
- a CDS encoding tetratricopeptide repeat protein; the encoded protein is MSLFGLFREKDCEFYKQKGEKLFHKQDFYNALINFEKALEKDCEQSLKEKVEEKIEECKKRLAEKNLELAKAYFEAEDFDEAVGFAETCIKYAVDKGVKEEAENIIREIEMGELELQRGSKREYVYEDVEDDEYFEIISEHYPDFIKKELEENDELKKICIEINRGNLDKAEKIEEFPDSYASNYMKVLYFSLKEDYEKAFEIFNTMFNEKKDEFTEAMLCEYLELTRRLEKEDDLIEKVLDVGGNYLDVVKLAASIYLERDNLERSEELVEYGFEIMDKLNPDRELIATAGLLYFQKKEYKKCVDYLGSLKEMYARMGYFVFPPEMAIPLAYSYSQLNKHNEGLELLLHLIKETKDPEAIKLAEKIAEKSDREDLKKQLKYLVE